One Aegilops tauschii subsp. strangulata cultivar AL8/78 chromosome 2, Aet v6.0, whole genome shotgun sequence genomic window, GGCTACCGTTGTGTTTCTCGGAGCAGTTCTTAGCGTGATCGGAGATAAACTGGTCGACGCATATTTACATGTGCATGTCGCCaaggacttgtgggaggcgctcgAATCTAAGTTCGGGGCAGCCGATGCCGGAAGCGAGATGTATATTATAGAGCAGTTCCATGATTACAAGATGGTTGAAAACCGTCCTGTAttggagcaggctcatgagataatatgcattgttaaggagcttgaacttcttaagtgcgagttaccgggcaagtttgtcgcgggctgcataatcgctaagctccctaattcctggaggaactttaccaccactctgaaacatcagaggcgtgaattctctgtggaggatgtcattggccatctgagtgttgagcagaattcaagggcaaaggactcgcacggaaaaggggccgaagggacttctgtcgccaacatggtgaaccagaagaacttcaactcccacaagcccaagggaaagaacggtgtccaacacaataccgactttaagaagaagggtaagaagaccttcaagaagaacaagaaggacgAGGGCTGCTTCACCTGTGGTTCGGTTGAACATTGggccaacaagtgcccaaacaagtacaagaagtcaggacaggactccaagtccgtcaacatgattgtggacaacaatgagaatggtgcacctgggtacggtaatttatttactgttttttcagtgtttcagcccaccgattggtgggtggacacaggtgcaggtgtacatgtgtgtgctgacatgtcattcttaccaggtcacaggccacgggtccgtattgatggggaatggcgcgagtgcttctgttcatggtgttggcacggtcgatctgaagtttacttcgggaaggatcgtgcagctgaagaacgtgcagcatgtccccgccatcaagaagaacctcgttagtggctcccttctatgtagagaagggtttaagttggttttcgagtctaataaattagttgttacgaaatatggactctttgttggaaaaggttatgagagcggagggatgttccgcctttccctcgcagatttttgtaataaagtcgtgaaccatgttcattcgaatgttaatgaatctgaagtttggcattcacgtctttgtcacattagtttcggtgttatgacgcggctagccaagttggatttaatcccgagttttactttagccaaaggctctaagtgcctttcatgtgtgcaagctaagcaacctcgcaagcctcacaaggccgcggaggagagacacttggcaccattagaactcatacattctgatctttgtgagatgaatggtgtgttgactaaaggtggaaagaaatacttcatgacattgatagatgattcctctagatattgctatgtgtacctgttaaatactaaagatgaggctctacactactttaaaatctataaggaagaagttgagaatcaacttgaaaagaaaattaaacgagtccggtcagatcgtggtggagagtaatTCCTTCTATGCGGAACACggcattattcatgagaggacgcctccctattcaccccagtcaaacggggttgccgagcggaaaaaccgtactctaactgatttggttaacgccatgttagatacatcgggtttatccaaggcatggtggggggaggctatattgacggcatgtcatgtcctgaataaagttccgacaaaggataatgagatcactccctatgagaaatgggcaaagaggaggacaacactctcgtacttgcgcacttggggctgtctggcgaaagtcaatgtgccgatccccaaaaagcgtaagcttggacccaagaatgtggactgcgttaatttgggctacgctaagaacagcgttggctatagatttctagtagtgaaatctgaggtacctgaccagaaggtcggtacaatcatggagtctaaggatgctacattcttcgaggatacttttcctatgagagatatgcaaagcactcctacacaggaatctgaggagactcctgaacctgccatccctatggaatattatgaacaaacacatgatgaaaatcctgaggaggatgacgaggaaacccttggtaggggcaagagacaaaggactgcaaagacctttggtgatgatttcttcgtgtacctcgtggatgatactcccacttctatttcagaagcgtatgcctcttcagaagctgactactggaaggatgcggtccgtaatgagatggattccatcatggctaacgggacatgggagatcactgaacgtccctatggttgcaaaccattaggatgtaagtgggtgttcaagaagacgcttaggcccgatggtacgattgaaaagtacaaggctaggcttgtggccaagggctatgaccagaaagaagaggaagattacttcgacacttattcacctgtagctagactgaccaccattcgagtattactctcgttggcagcctcgcatggtcttctcgtccaccagatggatgttaagacggcttttctgaatggagagctaaaagaggaaatctacatgcaacagccagatggctttgtgatagatggtcaggaaggaaaggtgtgtaggttgctgaaatctttatatggcctgaagcaagcacctaagcaatggcatgataagtttaatacaactctgacatctgttggtttcgttgttaatgaggctgacaaatgtgtatactatcgccatggtgggggcgaaggagttatactgtgcttgtatgttgatgacatactgatattcggaaccaacctcaaagtcattgaggaggtcaagtcgtttttgtctcagaactttgagatgaaagaccttggtgtggctgatgttatcttgaacatcaagctactgagagataatgagggtgggattacacttttgcaatcccactatgttgagaaggtgttgagtcgttttggatattcggattgcacaccatctcaaacaccatatgatcctagcgtgttgattcgaaagtccaaaggcacggctatagatcagttgagatactctcaaatcattggttcactgatgtacctagcgagcgcaacgaggcccgacatcgcgtttgctgtgagcaaactaagccggtttgtttccaaaccgggtgatgtacattggcatgctgttgaacgagtcatgcgctatctgaaaggtactatgaactatggacttcactataccggagacccgtcggtacttgaagggtatagtgatgcaaattggatctctgatgctgatgagatgaaggccacaactgggtatatgtttactcttggaggtggcgctgtttcctggaagtcttgcaagcaaacgatcttaacgagatcgacaatggaagcagaattaacggcattagacacatctggtgttgaagcgagatggcttcgagatcttttgatggacttgccattggttaataaaccggttccggctatccttatgaactgtgacaatcggactgtcatcaccaaggtgaagagttcaaaggacaacatgaagtccaccaaacacataagaatgagattcaaagctgtcagaaaattaagaaactccggagtgatagcgttggactatgtccatacggctaagaatctggcagatccctttacgaaagggctatcacgtgttgtgatagataatgcatcgagggagatgggtatgagacccacatgagttgccatggtagtaacccaacctatgtgatcggagatcccgtgaattaggacctgggaaaacaagccagtggtgaactgaggagagtaactatactaacccactccgttggagatgcaatactctcgatactgtatggtaggatgactactgtcttaatgtgttccgaagcttatataagcaagatgctatcctacagagtgatctttggaggaacacacctatatgagtccgactgctggtcacagtctatgagattggggtgatctctagtaagctcatgaataggccaggagtgtgacttatatgctccacccgaggggtcaGCCTTCGGCAGCCCAGTACTAGTGAGACATGTGGTGAAACTTCTttacgccaaactgacaattcaaggcatagtccattgttcagttgtgaaggagtgtagctacttgctctaggtgaagctcaaccttaacaggtcttcactgaaacaccggtatatcgaaacagtaattggaacagaggacacaatgggccctcgagatctggtgggggattgctgaaatttgagatgggctctaggcccatgtagcaatttctgaaaaatctctaagggcccatgtgggttatatggcactaggtgtagtgggaagtttagtcccaccccggaagtggaagaggagttggacctccttataagggtttctcttctacatgctattggagcttgagaagagaagaggccctcgcgcactcctcctccgctGCCCGCCACGCCTCGCCTCGTCGCGACGCgacgcgggttgcgggattgagccgagccgagcttaCACCTACGCActtatttttgccagtcactaacggagagttttctgacagctgggccacgatctgagacgtcggatcgtgggctgtcacggactcggacgtgggtcgagcccacatctctccacgcggctgcgcctatatgagtgtgcggtgtctcctaaccctagccgccacgaacagatcacatctgctccacgcgcacgcccaccgtcgttcccttgctgctgccgccgccggtgactccatcccgtccgccgcgtacacggtcgatgggagagcaggtctccgaaaccacgccgttctggttcctgtacggggtgaggggcgaataggtttttgggcagcgattacgcgactgctcacttccgatcgtctacttcctctacgtccgcgtcgccttcatcatccccatgtccaccgacgccgaacgtgccgccgccgagaaagctgaagctgacaagaaggccgccgaggacgccgctgctgccaccaaagccgcggcctctgcatggcctactggagggtataactcgtttatgccgctcctactgttttctgttttagccatgctagcgttatacgtagatctttctgcaattagcgtagtatgtgctactttgactgaatatcagtatgcgatcatatgtgtcaatgccatgctagtgatttactcgtggattaatttaatcgagaaattgcctatttactcaacaTAAGCACTGTAATGATCTCCAAATAGTAGACCGCCGGGCCGATCAGAACATTCCATTCGCATCCCTTGTCGGTTCCAAAACTCCGTAGCTGATCAAAATGGAATACCCATTTGCTGGTACTAAGTTTGTAAATTCAGTATATCGATTCATATATCTTTGTATCATGGAGCCCTAACGAATTAAGAACAAATTGCTTGGAGAAGCACAAACACAACATACGTTCCTGACTGCAATATAAGAATGCAGAATGCTGAAATGGTAAATAACATCCTGACACACTTAGTATAGGTAAATATACACAGTTTGTGGTAGATTGCTCTTCTCAGGTACGGATATGGATAGCATACTTACATCAACCCTTACAAGTACATTATGACGAAATTGCTTGACAGTATTTGACAACTATTATCTGACATATTTGTGGTTCATCCTAACAATAATATTCCACCGCGCGGAATGAACCAAAGGAAAACACatacgcaacagacacaagcatACACACAACTTTGCCGGAAATTAAAAAACAAACATGCACACAAGCACAGGGGATTAAAGGTGATACCATGACAGGTACGCATATGGACAGCATGACAAACCGGCCAGCAGTTCTGGGAAGCAGTGATGAATGGATGGAGAGTGAAATCCTTGCAAGCCTTCCCTCAGCCAGCTAGCTCGGATTCTTGATCTTCAAGCAGCGGGGGATCGGTGGAAACCATGCATCATCATCCTCTTCTGCTGTGATTCTTTCTTTAGCTGGGACATGGCCACCAACGCACTCAATCTCGGAGGGTTCTTAATGCCAGAGAAAGACTGCATCTCGTCGAAGGACCAAACAATTTTTTCAATCTTAGGAGCAGACTCCTTGGTGAAGCTGATGCTGCTGACGGTAGGGTACTCAACAATAAGAAGTTAAGTTTTGGGAACACTCATCTTTGTTGAAGGGTATATGACTTTGGTCGTAAGACTAGTCTGAGAGCACTAGGCAGCGCAGGTTTCGTATCTTGGCAAGGATTTGTAGATCTCCCTGCTTCAGTTGAGTATCACGAAGAGTCAAATAATGAAAGAAGCAACTTGCCCTCCTTCAACTAGGTACACTAATTCAGTAGTAAAATCATTGTGAAATGTAAATTCTGATAGGGCCAACACCTAAACCGTCATCGTCGGTATGCTAGCTTGTGTGATTAGAGTTCAGGTGTTGCTTCCTCATACAAGTGTGAAGTTATCTCCATAGATACATGGAACAATTTTTAGATGTGCATATTCAGTATTCTTCTAATATCTCATCTCGCATATACTCGGCTCGGAAGTGCAGTGATGTTGAATCATTCAAACATGTCCTGTAGCAACAAATTAATCAATCCTCTAGAAATGAAGCCCTTTTATAAGGGTGTCAACACCCTTTTCATCGATCACACCATCTGGTTTCCATAATACCAATGCTAAATTGATGAGGGCACATTAGAAACTCGCCATGGCTCATGTGAGCCAGTCAACTTGTAAATGGTAATCACATGCCTGAAGGCTAATTTTGTATTTGTAAGGTTTGCGAAACATGACGATCTGTTTGATACTAATTTACTAGTACAACACCACAGGGAAGAAACATATTCATCACCTGCTTGGACAACCTGTGATTTGATTTACATCTCTGTGGAATCAGCCACCCTCTTTGTGATCAGGCGGTTAGCGATTAAAAATGCCACCTACATTTCCCATAAATGAAAATCTCTCTCTGGTTTTATTATGCACTTCCAAATCTAAGCCCTGTGACTCCGTAACTGATGAtaggttttatttatttttggcaCGAACCACTCAGTTCGTTATCAATTGCAATAGTTTGCAGAAGCACAAACACAGCCACTTGTAATTATGGTTATATATCTATTTTCAAAGATTCCACTAGGAGGGTGCACAGTAGTTGAAGATTGTTGAAACGATATTATATCATATATACCGAACAAACACAGTGGAGTTGTGATCGACACAGCCGATTCACACATTCCGAGCACGACATACATACAATCTCTAGCAAGAATTGTTAACATCAAACTAAGATAGATTTCGCTGTCACAAGCCATTCAACTGATTCGCAATCACAGATTGTATGGAGGACAAGGAGCACAATCATACCAGTGCTGATTGCAATATTAGAACATCAGTTGCAGAATTTTGAGAAGGTAAATACCATACATACAATGTTTTCACACTGACACAACTATAAACACTGTTACTATCTCCAATAGTTGACCACCAGGCTGATCAGACCAGACATTCATCTCCACAAGAGCAGTACATATTTAATTATCCAAATGATAAGTGCCACACGTGGGGCACGAAGTAACACCGCGCTGACGTTTTTTACAGTAAAGTTGTCATCCGAAAAAAAAACCCACAAAAAAAACTGAAACTTGCCGTCCAAACAGAAAGTTGTCATGCTTCACGACTAAAGTTGCCATCCTCGGGTAACTAAACTTGACATAAAAAAAGTCAGGACGGAATTGCttcgtgccacacgtgtggcacttatTAGGGTCCTTAATTATTTATTAGTACTGGTAGTAGTAAGTTCTATTCAAAAATGTTCTTggattttaaaaaaatgttcatgcattAAAAAATGTTCCCACATTTcgaaaaatattcacaaattaGGAAAATGTTCTTggatttcaaaaaatattcccAATTCCAAAGAAActttcatgaatttgaaaaatgttgacaGATTTCAACAAATGTTCCGATTATTTTAAACcatgaattttaaaaaagttcTTGGATTCAAAACAATTCCCTAATTTCGAAAAcaaatcatgaatttgaaaaatgctGACAGATTtcacaaaattcaaaaaatatttccAATTCCAAAGAAActttcatgaatttgaaaaatgttgaaagatttcacaaaattcaaaaaatattcccAATTCCAAAGAAActttcatgaatttgaaaaatgttgacaGATTTCAACAAATGCGCCGATTTTTTTAAACCATGAATTTTTAAAAAGTTCTTGGATTTCAAAACAATTCCCTAATTTCGAAAAcaaatcatgaatttgaaaaatgttgacaGATTTCACAAAATCTTACaattttttgaaatcatgaattttaaaaaaaatcttggATTTCGAAACAATTCCCAAACTTCAGAAACAAATCATGAATTTATATTTTTTCATGGATTTCAATAAATGTTTTAAATTATCATAAAATATTCAAACATTGGGAGAAAATATCTTTATGCAACTTAAAATGGAAagaataaaaaaagaagaaaaaggaaaaacgaAAATAGGAAAACGACAGAAAAGAAACATAGAAAAAACTGATCCAAGAAGGTTATAGAAC contains:
- the LOC141040668 gene encoding uncharacterized protein, with product MSTDAERAAAEKDEADKKAAEDAAAATKAAASAWPTGGYNSFIPLLLFSVLAMLALYVDLSAISVVCATLTEYQYAIICVNAMLVIYSWINLIEKLPIYSTIQKPIMCRNFSASGFAAALKPDKFIGTYFKRWQTKTTLWLTAMNVFWVTGVSTGTIAPEQEKAFKEATVVFLGAVLSVIGDKLVDAYLHVHVAKDLWEALESKFGAADAGSEMYIIEQFHDYKMVENRPVLEQAHEIICIVKELELLKCELPGKFVAGCIIAKLPNSWRNFTTTLKHQRREFSVEDVIGHLSVEQNSRAKDSHGKGAEGTSVANMVNQKNFNSHKPKGKNGVQHNTDFKKKGKKTFKKNKKDEGCFTCGSVEHWANKCPNKYKKSGQDSKSVNMIVDNNENGAPGYGNLFTVFSVFQPTDWWVDTGADCMEDKEHNHTSADCNIRTSVAEF